AGCAGCACGCCGAGCAGCGTGCCGAGCAGCGAACCGATGATGCCGGCGCTGGCGCCCTGCACCATAAATACCGACATGATCTGGCGGCGGGTCAGCCCCTGGGTTTGCAGAATGGCGACCTCGCCCTGCTTCTCCATCACCAACAGGCCGAGAGAGGTGATGATGTTAAACGCCGCCACCGCCACGATCAGACTGAGCAGCAGCCCCATCATGTTCTTCTCCATACGCACCGCCTGGAACAGCTCGCCCTTGCGATCGCGCCAGTCTTTCCAGACGGTGCCCGCCGGCAGCGCCTGTTGGCTGAGGGTATCGACCGTCAGCGGCTGTTGCAGGAACAGGCGCCAGCCGGTGATGTTGCCGGCCGGGTAGCGCATCAGGCGCGAAGCGTCCTGTTGGTTGACCAGCAGCTGATAGCCGTCCACCTCGCTGTTGGCGTGGAAGGTGCCGATGAGAGTGAACAGGCGCTGGCTGGGAATGCGGCCCATTGGCGTGAACTGGCTGGCGCTCGGCACCATCACGCGCAGCGAATCGCCGCGCTTGACACCAAGTTGCCCCGCCAGCTGTTCGCCGATGATGATGTTGTACTGGCCCGGCTGCAGCTGCTGTTGCTTGACGTTGACCAGATATGGGGTCAGCGGATCGGCCTCGTCGGGATTGACGCCGAGCATTACCCCGACCGCCACGCTGCGGGCGCTTTGCAGCACCACGTCACCGGTGGTCAGCGGCGCGACGCGCGTGACGCCCTGCAGCTTCTGCACCTCGGAGGCCGGCAGCTGCTGCGGGTTGACCGATCCTTGCGGACTGGTGACCAACGCCTGCGGCATCAGGCCGAGAATGTTGTTTTCCAGATCCTTTTCGAATCCGTTCATCACCGACAGCACGGTGACCAACGCCATCACCCCCAGCGTAATGCCGATGGTGGAAAGCCAGGAAACAAACCGCCCGAAGCGGTCTGAGGCTCGCCCGCGCATGTAGCGCAGGCCAATGAATAACGCGACAGGTTGATACATGAAATCCGTTTGATAGCCGTGGCTTAAGCAAAGTGATCATGGATTATATCGTCGCCCTGAAAACAATTAAATGAAAAATAAAGATTTTTACGATTCTTACAGCAGTACGAATCCGGCCTTCCCATCTCGGATAACCCCTTGTTTACACTTAACTGTTTTTAGTGAATCGGCAAAATACTTGCGGCGTTCCGCCTCAGTTTCTTCTGAAAATGATAGTGAGACCTGCGATATCGCGTTTGCCTCTGTAACTCACCAGGCACTGGCCACATTGCCGTTTCCCACCGTTGCAACACGCCGCCGGCCAAGCGGGTTTCACTCAAGGTTCTGCGCGCAGGATCGCCAGCGATTTCACCCTATGCTACTATCTGCCAACATTGACAAAGTTGATGATAGTTATCGGTTAAACGCAAGGGCAATCAATGAGAGCGGAAACAAAATATAAAATCTATGCCGACTTCTTTCGCGCGAGCAGAAAGTCTGGCATCGCAAGGCTAATCAAGTCCCTTTTCCAACAGAACTACGTCGGCTTTAACTACATTTTCACCTTGCGGCTGCACAGTGATTTTCACGCCAAAAAACGCAATATCTTTGAGAGACTTTGTTTTCGTCTACTGGTGAAAAATCTCAAGCGCCTGCAGATAAAATATGGCATCGAAATTCCCCATCAGGCCAGTATCGGTGAAGGCCTGCTTATTCCGCACTTCGGCGGCATCGTTATCCATCCCAACGTGAAGATTGGTAAAAATTGCACCATCCTGCAAGGTGTGACCATCGGCAACAACCTCTTCAAAAGCCGTGAAGACGTCGCCACTATCGGCGATAACGTCACCATTGCAGCCGGAGCCAAGATCGTTGGTCCGGTCACTATCGGTGACAATGTGACGATTGGCGCCAACTCCGTTGTCACCAGTGACATTGAGCCAAACTGCATCGTGGCAGGCATGCCGGCCAAGATTATTTCGCGCAAAGAGTCAATTGTGCTGAATACGGATTACTTGTCCTTTGACGAATATCAAAAGCGCTAATCTTGCGCTGACTGGCGTTCTATCTTTCCTCCCGGCGACGCCTTGTTGGCGTCGCGCTTGCGTGCATCGTCGCCCCGATAACTAACGAGATAGGGCACTTTTATCGGTGTCAGTTTGCCGGCCGCTGGGCTACTATAAACAGCATAAAAGCACTGGGTTATCCGTGCCGGGACGCCCTCTAACACATTGATTAAAGATACCTGAATGAGCACTTCCGATAGCCGTAACCGTTCTTCATCCCCTCGTTATTCTCTGCCCGATCGCGCGGGCGATCTGCGCCAGCTGGGGCAACTGACCGGCGCGGCCTGCGCCGTGGAGTGCGCCGAGATCGTCGAGCGCCACCCTGGCCCGGTGATGCTGATCGCGCCGGATATGCAAAACGCCCTGCGACTGCGCGACGAGATCCAGCAGTTCACCGATCAGATGGTGACCACGCTGTCCGACTGGG
Above is a window of Serratia nematodiphila DZ0503SBS1 DNA encoding:
- the lolC gene encoding lipoprotein-releasing ABC transporter permease subunit LolC, which translates into the protein MYQPVALFIGLRYMRGRASDRFGRFVSWLSTIGITLGVMALVTVLSVMNGFEKDLENNILGLMPQALVTSPQGSVNPQQLPASEVQKLQGVTRVAPLTTGDVVLQSARSVAVGVMLGVNPDEADPLTPYLVNVKQQQLQPGQYNIIIGEQLAGQLGVKRGDSLRVMVPSASQFTPMGRIPSQRLFTLIGTFHANSEVDGYQLLVNQQDASRLMRYPAGNITGWRLFLQQPLTVDTLSQQALPAGTVWKDWRDRKGELFQAVRMEKNMMGLLLSLIVAVAAFNIITSLGLLVMEKQGEVAILQTQGLTRRQIMSVFMVQGASAGIIGSLLGTLLGVLLATNLNNLMPILGALIDGASLPVAVDPLQVTIIAVVAMAVSLLSTLYPSWRAAAVQPAEALRYE
- a CDS encoding serine O-acetyltransferase → MRAETKYKIYADFFRASRKSGIARLIKSLFQQNYVGFNYIFTLRLHSDFHAKKRNIFERLCFRLLVKNLKRLQIKYGIEIPHQASIGEGLLIPHFGGIVIHPNVKIGKNCTILQGVTIGNNLFKSREDVATIGDNVTIAAGAKIVGPVTIGDNVTIGANSVVTSDIEPNCIVAGMPAKIISRKESIVLNTDYLSFDEYQKR